The Impatiens glandulifera chromosome 3, dImpGla2.1, whole genome shotgun sequence genome contains a region encoding:
- the LOC124930388 gene encoding uncharacterized protein LOC124930388, whose translation MGIRNEFLLFVLVVSMLELGLANKNFTGPPEFWGPGFNHTDGWFQGHLNTTRGPRKIIVGGSNKWGFGFNYTDWALKNGPFYIGDSLVFKFDPPTSDPNSHPHSVYLIRTYGAL comes from the exons ATGGGTATAAGAAATGAATTTCTCCTTTTTGTGTTGGTTGTTTCAATGTTAGAACTCGGGTTGGCTAATAAGAACTTCACTGGTCCACCCGAATTTTGGGGACCCGGATTCAACCACACAGATGGTTGGTTTCAAGGCCACTTGAATACGACCCGTGGCCCTAGGAAAATCATTGTTGGCGGCTCTAACAAATGGGGTTTTGGGTTCAACTACACTGATTGGGCACTAAAGAATGGTCCATTTTACATAGGGGACTCTTTAG TATTCAAATTTGATCCTCCTACAAGCGACCCGAACTCGCATCCTCATAGCGTATATTTGATACGAACATACGGAGCTTTATGA
- the LOC124933041 gene encoding blue copper protein 1b-like, whose amino-acid sequence MAITKAFIFLVLVLSILELGLANNIDFTRSRFQGCSNVTNGPRNIIVGGSNNWTFGFNYTDWALKNGPFYIGDSLVFKFNPPTNDPNSHPHSVYRLRTYENFVNCDLKRAKKIAGNSDGAGQGFSFRLKTCKPHYFSCGEKDGLHCNMGMMKFPVFPLIPSWHK is encoded by the exons ATGGCTATAACAAAAGCATTCATCTTCCTTGTGTTGGTTCTTTCAATTTTAGAACTTGGTTTGGCCAATAATATCGATTTCACCCGCTCACGATTTCAAGGGTGCTCAAACGTGACCAATGGCCCTAGAAATATCATTGTTGGCGGCTCTAATAACTGGACTTTCGGCTTCAACTACACGGATTGGGCCCTTAAAAATGGTCCCTTCTACATTGGCGACTCTCTAG TATTCAAGTTTAATCCTCCTACCAACGACCCAAACTCGCATCCTCATAGTGTGTACAGGCTTAGAACATACGAAAATTTTGTGAACTGCGACTTGAAAAGGGCAAAAAAGATTGCTGGAAATTCAGATGGAGCCGGCCAAGGGTTTTCTTTTCGGCTTAAGACATGTAAGCCACATTACTTTTCATGCGGGGAGAAGGATGGACTCCATTGCAATATGGGCATGATGAAGTTTCCGGTCTTTCCCCTCATTCCCTCATGGCATAAATAG